The Phycisphaeraceae bacterium genome has a window encoding:
- a CDS encoding alpha/beta fold hydrolase, giving the protein MGAAKRRNPTVMPSDQKADAASSGLPRPMIIAGARGPQGSRSLSQPDFAIHAVPRFAGSRHLGHAAGKHVVLFVHGYNVTERESLGSGADFFGKLQASLQADGHNLDDYAYLTFTWPGDVGPLWFSDGQRFAQEAGVALYRLVRDAVETHGATRVTLFTHSLGAHVGLRAAAILGERRYSRRTVTRFDNVVLLAPAVENDVFERPDRQDEYHFPDAPFGMGSLHMVASRGDEVLGSAFLISEMDRALGFSGPESMDPLKSMTRRVAEILPAPGNSFSFQLHDFSPRSTTILNPDLHAHHHSDYWTRPAQVDYYANLVR; this is encoded by the coding sequence ATGGGCGCCGCCAAACGCCGCAATCCCACCGTCATGCCATCCGACCAGAAGGCCGACGCCGCCTCGAGCGGGCTGCCCAGACCCATGATCATCGCCGGGGCGCGGGGTCCGCAGGGCTCGCGCTCGCTGTCGCAGCCGGATTTCGCCATTCATGCCGTGCCTCGCTTCGCGGGATCACGCCACCTCGGCCATGCCGCCGGCAAACACGTGGTTCTCTTCGTCCACGGATACAACGTGACGGAGCGGGAGTCGCTCGGCTCGGGGGCGGACTTCTTCGGCAAGCTGCAGGCGTCGCTCCAGGCGGACGGGCACAACCTGGACGACTACGCCTACCTCACCTTCACCTGGCCGGGCGACGTGGGCCCGCTGTGGTTCAGCGACGGGCAGAGATTCGCGCAGGAAGCGGGCGTGGCCCTGTACCGGCTGGTGCGCGACGCGGTCGAAACGCACGGAGCGACGCGCGTGACGCTGTTCACCCATTCGCTCGGGGCGCACGTGGGGCTTCGGGCGGCGGCCATTCTGGGCGAACGGCGCTACAGCCGCCGCACCGTCACGCGATTCGACAACGTCGTGCTGCTGGCTCCGGCGGTGGAGAACGACGTGTTCGAGCGACCGGATCGTCAGGACGAATACCACTTTCCCGATGCGCCGTTCGGCATGGGGTCGCTGCACATGGTGGCGTCGCGCGGCGATGAGGTGCTGGGCTCGGCGTTCCTCATCAGCGAGATGGACCGGGCGCTGGGCTTCTCCGGCCCGGAGTCGATGGACCCGCTCAAGTCGATGACCCGCCGCGTGGCCGAGATCCTGCCCGCGCCCGGCAACAGCTTCTCGTTCCAGCTGCACGACTTCAGCCCGCGCTCCACGACCATTCTGAACCCCGACCTGCACGCGCACCATCACAGCGACTACTGGACCCGTCCCGCCCAGGTGGATTACTACGCGAACCTGGTTCGGTGA
- the rimO gene encoding 30S ribosomal protein S12 methylthiotransferase RimO codes for MPASAATTRDSSTKRPDDAGGVSRVAFVSLGCPKNLVDSEKMLGTLAEAGLTLVSEQDSPDAIVINTCGFLEASKEESLGVIRDAIARKERGELKRVVVAGCLVQRHRARMLDWAPGIDAMIGVFDRDHVVEAVAGAAVGRQPSAVSQVVGLEDSAHPTASAVSTDNRQPTTDNHSALSTQHPALPPYWIAANALVAAKERGINTVGLTVNGADGKGVGYFEDDSRRFRLTPRHWAYLRVSEGCNQRCAFCTIPSIRGKMRSKPMDRIIAEARALMQDGAFEINLIGQDTTSYGYDIYGKDAGPPAVSPQSSPLAHSGDLIGLLTALNDVASDFGGASGGWMRLMYVYPTYFTDAMIDAIARLPNIVKYIDIPLQHMSDPMLRAMRRNITARQQIDLLNKLRERIPGLAIRTTFITGFPGETEEDHRQLVDFIGEFQFDMLGVFRYSREDGTPAGTMDLDPALHVPDEVKAEREREIMLTQQTIAFENMAYLAEERCQFDVLIDGPALGEASSEPIEPRRSHTEPRSRHSEPRPSGSGDSFAPSNQPLPHGRGSLEGAEHSTRESGQLHHHVGRAYFQAPQIDSVTHVQSIRPLSPGELVRCTIVDSRGYDLVARPTEDLERRTSLPLLRR; via the coding sequence ATGCCCGCTTCCGCCGCGACAACCCGCGATTCCTCGACGAAACGGCCTGACGACGCCGGGGGCGTGTCGCGCGTGGCCTTCGTCTCGCTGGGGTGCCCCAAGAACCTCGTCGATAGCGAGAAGATGCTGGGCACGCTCGCCGAGGCGGGCCTGACGCTGGTGAGCGAGCAGGACAGCCCCGACGCCATCGTCATCAACACGTGCGGCTTCCTCGAAGCGTCCAAGGAGGAGTCGCTGGGCGTCATCCGCGACGCCATCGCACGCAAGGAGCGGGGCGAACTCAAGCGCGTCGTTGTGGCCGGCTGCCTCGTGCAGCGCCACCGCGCCAGGATGCTCGACTGGGCGCCGGGCATCGACGCCATGATCGGCGTCTTCGACAGGGATCACGTGGTGGAGGCGGTGGCGGGAGCGGCTGTCGGCCGTCAGCCGTCAGCCGTCAGCCAGGTGGTGGGCCTCGAAGACTCGGCCCATCCTACCGCCTCAGCGGTCAGCACCGACAACCGACAGCCGACAACCGACAACCACTCAGCACTCAGCACTCAGCACCCAGCACTCCCACCCTACTGGATCGCCGCCAACGCGCTGGTCGCGGCGAAGGAGCGCGGCATCAACACGGTCGGGCTGACCGTCAACGGCGCGGACGGCAAGGGCGTGGGGTACTTCGAGGATGACTCACGACGATTCCGGCTCACGCCGCGCCACTGGGCGTACCTGCGCGTGAGCGAAGGATGCAACCAGCGCTGCGCCTTCTGCACGATTCCATCGATCCGCGGCAAGATGCGCAGCAAGCCGATGGACCGCATCATCGCCGAGGCCCGCGCGCTCATGCAGGACGGCGCGTTCGAGATCAACCTGATCGGGCAGGACACGACGAGCTACGGGTACGACATCTACGGGAAGGACGCGGGGCCGCCGGCCGTCAGTCCGCAGTCCTCTCCTCTCGCCCACTCCGGCGACCTCATCGGCCTGCTGACCGCGCTCAACGACGTGGCGAGCGACTTCGGCGGAGCTTCCGGGGGGTGGATGCGGCTGATGTACGTCTACCCCACGTACTTCACCGACGCCATGATCGACGCCATCGCCCGGCTGCCCAACATCGTCAAGTACATCGACATCCCGCTGCAGCACATGTCCGACCCGATGCTGCGCGCCATGCGCCGCAACATCACCGCGCGGCAGCAGATCGACCTGCTAAACAAACTGCGCGAGCGCATTCCGGGGCTGGCCATCCGCACCACGTTCATCACCGGCTTCCCCGGCGAGACGGAGGAGGACCATCGCCAGCTCGTCGATTTCATCGGCGAGTTCCAGTTCGACATGCTCGGCGTCTTCAGGTACTCGCGCGAGGACGGCACGCCCGCCGGCACGATGGACCTCGACCCCGCCCTGCACGTGCCCGACGAGGTGAAGGCCGAGCGAGAGCGCGAAATCATGCTCACGCAGCAGACCATCGCCTTCGAGAACATGGCGTATCTGGCGGAAGAGCGATGCCAGTTCGACGTGCTGATTGACGGACCGGCGCTGGGCGAGGCGTCGTCCGAGCCGATCGAACCGCGTCGCTCTCACACCGAGCCGCGATCCCGCCACAGTGAGCCGCGACCGTCAGGAAGCGGTGACTCCTTCGCACCATCGAACCAACCGCTCCCTCACGGTCGCGGCTCGCTGGAAGGTGCCGAGCACTCGACACGCGAGTCGGGCCAGCTGCACCACCACGTCGGCCGGGCGTACTTCCAGGCGCCGCAGATCGATTCGGTGACGCACGTTCAGAGCATTCGTCCGCTTTCACCCGGCGAACTCGTCCGATGCACCATCGTCGATTCGCGGGGCTACGACCTCGTCGCCCGCCCGACGGAAGACCTGGAGCGGCGCACCTCGCTGCCCCTGCTGAGGCGTTGA
- a CDS encoding MATE family efflux transporter, with protein MTAPAPTSQDGFTPPRSPLGEVWAIAWPTVLTMTSYTVMQFIDKLMVAQVGALEVAAQGNGGIWTFTPMAFGLGVLTVINTYVSQNLGAGQPEKGPQYAWAGVWLSIAMWALILLPMAALSPLVFSWMGHSDELVRLETGYAQILLVGGVLLLVGRAMHHFFFGLHRPKVITVAAIVGNLVNVGANFVFIFGVEPLGIPAMGVYGAAIGTIIGTTCELLIPCAIFLGPGLNKTLRSRTAWRPRWAPMRDLLRIGWPAAVQFGNEIICWLIFMSVLVGRFGENHMTAGWAVLGYMHLSFMPAVGFSVAVSSLVGRYIGAGQPDTAAHRARLGLSVSMIYMTICAVAMYFFREPLVAVFASGQNVTPEMRQEIIAIGARLMICAAIFQTADALGVVYSGALRGAGDTVWPGVMTMIYSWVFIVLGGWLLVEYVPQWTSVGPWIGASVYIILFGLTMAWRFERGPWRRINLVERKGAGEASPEREASPGLKASRDREGAEFVQAHASPGPEASRDQEVSRDREGAVGPAGGSVPASILDGEASHEREASPGLKASRDREGAGVGASRGGERTGASATGIEVAPSVESLHREAAKVAPVIPTAPGGDASGETEDLAESEGKAVAGGS; from the coding sequence ATGACTGCGCCAGCACCGACATCGCAGGATGGTTTCACGCCGCCACGTTCGCCCCTGGGCGAGGTGTGGGCGATCGCGTGGCCCACGGTGCTGACCATGACCAGCTACACGGTCATGCAGTTCATCGACAAGCTCATGGTGGCCCAGGTGGGCGCGCTGGAGGTCGCCGCGCAGGGCAACGGCGGCATCTGGACCTTCACCCCCATGGCCTTCGGGCTGGGCGTGCTCACGGTCATCAACACCTACGTGTCGCAGAACCTGGGCGCGGGGCAGCCGGAGAAAGGCCCCCAGTACGCCTGGGCGGGCGTGTGGCTGAGCATCGCCATGTGGGCGCTGATCCTGCTGCCGATGGCGGCTCTCTCGCCGCTGGTGTTCAGTTGGATGGGTCACTCCGATGAGTTGGTGCGCCTGGAGACCGGCTACGCGCAGATTCTGCTGGTTGGCGGCGTGCTGCTGCTGGTGGGCCGCGCCATGCACCACTTCTTCTTCGGGCTGCATCGGCCCAAGGTGATCACCGTCGCCGCCATCGTCGGCAACCTGGTCAACGTGGGTGCGAACTTCGTGTTCATCTTCGGCGTGGAGCCCTTGGGCATTCCCGCGATGGGCGTGTACGGCGCCGCGATCGGCACCATCATCGGCACCACCTGCGAACTGCTGATTCCCTGCGCCATCTTCCTCGGCCCGGGGCTGAACAAGACCCTCAGGAGCCGCACCGCCTGGAGGCCCCGCTGGGCGCCCATGCGCGACCTGCTGCGCATCGGCTGGCCCGCGGCGGTGCAGTTCGGCAACGAGATCATCTGCTGGCTCATCTTCATGAGCGTGCTCGTGGGCCGCTTCGGCGAAAACCACATGACCGCCGGCTGGGCGGTGCTGGGCTACATGCACCTGTCGTTCATGCCCGCAGTGGGGTTCTCCGTGGCCGTGAGTTCGCTGGTCGGCCGCTACATCGGGGCGGGCCAGCCGGACACCGCCGCCCATCGGGCCCGGCTTGGGCTGTCGGTGTCGATGATCTACATGACGATCTGCGCGGTGGCGATGTACTTCTTCCGCGAACCGCTGGTGGCGGTGTTCGCCAGTGGTCAGAACGTGACGCCCGAGATGCGCCAGGAGATCATCGCCATCGGCGCGCGGCTGATGATCTGCGCCGCGATCTTCCAGACCGCCGACGCCCTGGGCGTGGTGTACTCCGGCGCCCTGCGCGGCGCGGGCGACACCGTGTGGCCCGGCGTGATGACCATGATCTACTCGTGGGTCTTCATCGTGCTGGGCGGCTGGCTGCTGGTGGAGTACGTGCCCCAGTGGACCAGCGTGGGCCCGTGGATCGGCGCGAGCGTGTACATCATTCTGTTCGGGCTGACCATGGCCTGGCGCTTCGAGCGCGGACCGTGGCGGCGGATCAATCTGGTGGAGCGGAAGGGAGCTGGCGAAGCGAGCCCCGAGCGGGAAGCGAGCCCAGGCCTGAAAGCGAGCCGCGACCGTGAGGGAGCGGAGTTCGTGCAAGCGCACGCGAGCCCAGGTCCGGAAGCGAGCCGCGACCAAGAAGTGAGCCGCGACCGTGAGGGAGCGGTTGGGCCGGCGGGTGGGAGTGTGCCTGCGTCGATACTCGATGGCGAAGCGAGCCACGAGCGGGAAGCGAGCCCAGGCCTGAAAGCGAGCCGCGACCGTGAGGGAGCGGGGGTGGGTGCCAGTCGTGGTGGAGAGCGAACGGGAGCGAGCGCGACGGGCATCGAGGTCGCGCCGTCCGTGGAATCCCTCCACCGCGAGGCCGCCAAGGTGGCCCCGGTCATCCCCACCGCCCCCGGCGGCGACGCCAGCGGCGAGACGGAGGATCTGGCGGAGAGCGAGGGGAAGGCGGTGGCGGGGGGTTCGTGA
- the der gene encoding ribosome biogenesis GTPase Der has translation MPLPQVAIVGRPNVGKSSLLNALSGRRVSIVDPTPGVTRDRVSSIIELSAPAETPRGTPGRWVELIDTGGYGVYTAEGKRFDDVGVDLSALTPGIEQQIRFAVEKASLVLFIIDAQTGLTPLDETVAGLLRKGGHADKVQLVANKVDDESWESHAAEAASLGLGEPLGVSATTRYGLRRLSERVYERLGGVKAARKDAEPDKSELTFAIVGKRNAGKSTLINALAGEERVIVSEIAGTTRDSIDVRFEIEGHTLVAIDTAGLRKRKSIHEDVEYYSLRRALAAIRRADVCVLLIDATEPVSQVDKKLSQELQEQFKPTVIVVNKWDLAAKKGLKPEDYAEYLTAELRGLDYAPVAFISARSGEGVRDLVAMTINLHQQACHRESTSNLNEAIRGIMAERGPSSRLGTQARVYYISQVATNPPTIVLMVNDPKLFEGQYERYLLNRLREELPFSEVPIRLFFRPRKRMELGAMKHRGRRREQTTEFGEEVGDES, from the coding sequence ATGCCCCTGCCCCAGGTTGCCATCGTCGGCCGGCCGAATGTCGGCAAGTCCAGTCTGCTCAATGCCTTGAGCGGGCGGCGCGTGTCGATCGTCGATCCCACGCCGGGCGTCACGCGCGACCGGGTCTCCTCCATCATCGAACTCAGCGCCCCCGCCGAGACGCCGCGAGGCACCCCGGGCCGGTGGGTCGAGCTCATCGACACGGGCGGGTACGGGGTCTACACCGCCGAGGGCAAGCGGTTTGATGATGTGGGTGTGGACCTGTCGGCCCTGACGCCCGGGATTGAACAGCAGATTCGTTTCGCGGTGGAGAAGGCGTCGCTGGTGCTCTTCATCATCGACGCCCAGACCGGGTTGACGCCGCTGGATGAGACGGTCGCCGGTCTGCTCCGCAAGGGGGGGCATGCCGACAAGGTGCAACTGGTCGCCAACAAGGTGGATGATGAATCGTGGGAGTCGCACGCGGCGGAGGCCGCCTCGCTGGGGCTGGGCGAGCCGCTGGGCGTCTCCGCCACCACGCGATACGGTCTGCGGCGGCTTTCCGAGCGGGTGTACGAACGACTGGGGGGCGTCAAGGCGGCTCGCAAGGACGCGGAGCCGGACAAATCCGAACTCACGTTCGCCATCGTGGGCAAGCGCAACGCGGGCAAGAGCACGCTCATCAACGCCTTGGCGGGCGAGGAGCGGGTGATCGTGTCCGAGATCGCCGGCACCACGCGCGACTCGATCGACGTGCGCTTCGAGATCGAGGGGCATACCCTGGTCGCCATCGACACCGCCGGGCTGCGCAAGCGCAAGAGCATTCACGAGGACGTGGAGTACTACTCGCTGCGCCGGGCCCTGGCGGCCATCCGGCGGGCGGACGTGTGTGTGCTGCTGATCGACGCCACCGAGCCGGTGTCGCAGGTGGACAAGAAGCTCTCGCAGGAGCTGCAGGAGCAGTTCAAGCCCACGGTCATCGTGGTGAACAAGTGGGATCTGGCGGCGAAGAAGGGGCTGAAGCCGGAGGACTACGCCGAGTACCTGACCGCCGAGCTGCGCGGGCTGGACTACGCGCCGGTGGCCTTCATCAGCGCCAGGTCGGGCGAGGGCGTACGCGATCTGGTGGCCATGACCATCAACCTGCACCAGCAGGCGTGCCACCGCGAGAGTACGTCGAACCTGAACGAGGCGATCCGCGGCATCATGGCGGAGCGCGGACCTTCGTCACGGTTGGGTACGCAGGCGCGGGTGTATTACATCAGCCAGGTGGCCACGAACCCGCCGACGATCGTGCTGATGGTCAACGATCCGAAACTCTTCGAGGGGCAGTACGAGCGATATCTGCTCAACCGCCTGCGCGAGGAGCTGCCCTTCAGCGAAGTGCCGATCCGGCTCTTTTTCCGCCCCCGCAAGCGCATGGAACTGGGCGCGATGAAGCACCGCGGGCGTCGCCGCGAACAGACCACGGAGTTCGGCGAAGAGGTCGGCGACGAGTCGTGA
- a CDS encoding OmpH family outer membrane protein — protein MRSRERLVLLTLLGLTVGVNLFTLLGRTGSPAVASNGGFRLDDLGPADRLLLRGERELAVRNADGRMAWSDNEHGRAYSMAFVDVNDVLVKLMETDGYKNDREKLTETVQAEEKEWLAKRDALQGKYGNITPDDPRMEQARAEFGAWQAGVQQWQQDAQNRVNTMAIEQLKKAYAEIVTAVDVVADKRGIDIVFRFTPGDEPLTEGISGQTMLDIRLRPVVRAPKGLDITVDVLEEMSLPVE, from the coding sequence ATGCGCTCCCGTGAACGCCTCGTCCTGCTCACCCTGCTCGGTCTGACGGTGGGCGTCAACCTGTTCACCCTGCTCGGTCGCACCGGCAGCCCCGCGGTCGCCTCCAACGGGGGCTTCCGGCTGGATGACCTGGGGCCCGCTGATCGCCTTCTCCTGCGGGGCGAGCGGGAACTCGCCGTGCGCAACGCCGACGGCCGCATGGCGTGGTCGGACAACGAGCACGGCCGGGCGTACTCGATGGCCTTCGTCGATGTCAACGACGTGCTGGTGAAGCTCATGGAGACCGACGGGTACAAGAACGACCGCGAGAAACTCACCGAGACGGTGCAGGCCGAGGAAAAGGAGTGGCTGGCCAAGCGCGATGCGCTGCAGGGCAAGTACGGAAACATCACGCCCGATGACCCGCGCATGGAGCAGGCCCGCGCCGAGTTCGGCGCCTGGCAGGCGGGCGTGCAGCAGTGGCAGCAGGACGCCCAGAACCGCGTCAACACCATGGCCATCGAGCAGCTCAAGAAGGCCTACGCCGAAATCGTCACCGCCGTGGACGTGGTCGCCGACAAGCGCGGCATCGATATCGTCTTCCGCTTCACGCCGGGCGATGAGCCGCTGACCGAAGGCATCAGTGGGCAGACGATGCTCGACATCCGGCTCCGCCCGGTGGTCCGCGCTCCCAAGGGGCTGGACATCACGGTCGATGTGCTGGAGGAAATGTCACTGCCGGTGGAGTGA
- the lepA gene encoding elongation factor 4 has protein sequence MPIRNFSIIAHIDHGKSTLADRLLQATHAVSEREAKEQLLDDMDLERERGITIKASAVTVHHQYKGEDYELNFIDTPGHVDFTYEVSRALTACEGALLVVDSTQGVEAQTVANAYLAINNNLELIPVVNKIDLPHARPEEVALEIEHVLGLSAESCIFCSAKTGEGIEELLNAICERLPPPRPPEMDRTRALIFDSHYDDYRGVIVYFRLFDGSLKVGDRIRMMGTGRCFTISELGRYTPHPIKVKELGPAQVGYMVAAIRTLEDVRVGDTITLDANPAPAPLPGYEEPKQMVFCDFYPATSGVETGKKGDYETLREAINKLHLNDASFTFEPTHSDALGFGFRCGFLGLLHMDIIQERLEREGGVEIVQTAPTVSYQVALNGGEVIEIHNPADLPDPSKVMEIREPIVKVEIICPSENIGDLMKLCDSRRGVFKGQKFVSETRVILDYELPLAEIIYDFYDKLKSITRGYGTMDYEVVRYQPDRLAKVDILVNGTPVEALSLICHRDNAEFRSRHILTKLKQQIDRHQFEIPLQAAIGGKVIARETIKAVRKNVTAKCYGGDVSRKRKLLEKQKEGKKRMKSVGSVNIPQEAFLAVLDQGE, from the coding sequence GTGCCTATCCGCAACTTTTCCATCATCGCCCACATCGACCACGGCAAGAGCACGCTCGCCGATCGCCTGCTGCAGGCCACCCACGCCGTCTCCGAGCGCGAGGCCAAGGAGCAGCTGCTCGACGACATGGACCTGGAGCGTGAGCGAGGCATCACCATCAAGGCCTCGGCGGTCACCGTCCATCATCAATACAAGGGTGAGGACTACGAACTCAACTTCATCGACACGCCCGGCCACGTGGACTTCACGTACGAGGTATCGCGGGCGCTGACCGCGTGCGAGGGCGCGCTGCTGGTGGTCGATTCCACCCAGGGCGTCGAGGCCCAGACCGTCGCCAACGCCTACCTGGCCATCAACAACAACCTCGAGCTCATCCCGGTCGTCAACAAGATCGACCTGCCTCACGCCCGGCCCGAGGAGGTGGCGCTGGAGATCGAGCACGTGCTGGGGCTTTCGGCGGAGTCCTGCATCTTCTGCTCCGCCAAGACGGGCGAGGGCATCGAGGAGCTGCTCAACGCCATCTGCGAGCGTCTTCCCCCGCCGCGCCCGCCCGAGATGGACCGCACCCGCGCGCTCATCTTCGACAGTCACTACGACGATTACCGCGGCGTCATCGTCTACTTCCGTCTGTTCGACGGCTCGCTGAAGGTGGGCGATCGCATCCGCATGATGGGGACGGGCCGGTGCTTCACCATCAGCGAACTGGGGCGCTACACGCCGCACCCGATCAAGGTGAAGGAGCTGGGGCCGGCGCAGGTCGGCTACATGGTCGCCGCCATCCGCACGCTCGAGGACGTGCGTGTGGGCGACACCATCACGCTCGACGCCAACCCCGCGCCGGCTCCGCTGCCCGGCTACGAAGAGCCCAAGCAGATGGTGTTCTGCGATTTCTACCCGGCCACGAGCGGCGTGGAGACCGGCAAGAAGGGCGACTACGAGACGCTGCGCGAGGCCATCAACAAGCTGCACCTCAACGACGCCTCTTTCACCTTCGAGCCCACGCATTCCGACGCGCTGGGCTTCGGCTTCCGCTGCGGGTTCCTCGGCCTGCTCCACATGGACATCATCCAGGAGCGCCTGGAGCGCGAGGGCGGCGTGGAGATCGTGCAGACCGCGCCCACCGTGTCGTACCAGGTGGCGCTCAACGGCGGCGAGGTCATCGAGATTCACAATCCCGCCGATCTGCCCGACCCTTCCAAGGTCATGGAGATCCGCGAGCCGATCGTCAAGGTCGAGATCATCTGCCCCAGCGAGAACATCGGCGACCTGATGAAGCTCTGCGACTCGCGCCGCGGGGTCTTCAAGGGCCAGAAGTTCGTCTCCGAGACGCGCGTCATCCTCGACTACGAACTGCCGCTCGCCGAGATCATCTACGACTTCTACGACAAGCTCAAGTCCATCACCCGCGGCTACGGCACGATGGATTACGAAGTGGTGCGATACCAGCCGGACCGGCTGGCCAAGGTGGACATCCTGGTCAACGGCACGCCGGTGGAGGCCCTGTCCCTCATCTGCCACCGCGATAACGCCGAGTTCCGCAGCCGCCACATCCTCACCAAGCTCAAGCAGCAGATCGACCGACACCAGTTCGAGATTCCGCTCCAGGCGGCCATCGGCGGCAAGGTCATCGCCCGCGAGACCATCAAGGCCGTGCGCAAGAACGTCACCGCCAAGTGCTACGGCGGCGACGTGAGCCGCAAGCGCAAACTGCTCGAAAAGCAGAAGGAAGGCAAGAAGCGCATGAAGTCGGTGGGGTCGGTCAATATCCCGCAGGAGGCCTTCCTGGCGGTGCTGGACCAGGGGGAGTAG
- the lptB gene encoding LPS export ABC transporter ATP-binding protein, giving the protein MALLTARQLVKSYSGRRVVDRVSLEVDAGEIVGLLGRNGAGKTTTFRMTIGMITPEAGQVMFQGQDVTVWPMYRHALAGMGYLSQEPSVFQRLTVEQNLLAILEIQGVPRAERRRRAASLMEQFTLTHKAGDLARTCSGGERRRLEIARALIAKPRLILLDEPFAAVDPHTVEELQEEVVKLRDDGIAILVTDHNVQQTLKICDRAYIIHEGTNLVDGTPREIINNQEVREAYLASTFRGDEFD; this is encoded by the coding sequence ATGGCTCTCCTCACCGCCAGACAGCTTGTGAAGTCCTATTCCGGCCGCCGGGTGGTGGACCGGGTGTCGCTTGAGGTCGATGCGGGCGAAATCGTGGGATTGCTGGGGCGCAACGGCGCGGGCAAGACCACCACCTTCCGCATGACCATCGGCATGATCACGCCCGAGGCCGGGCAGGTCATGTTCCAGGGCCAGGATGTCACCGTCTGGCCCATGTACAGGCACGCCCTGGCGGGGATGGGCTACCTTTCGCAGGAGCCCAGCGTCTTCCAGCGGCTGACCGTGGAGCAGAACCTGCTGGCCATCCTGGAGATTCAGGGCGTACCCCGAGCCGAGCGTCGGCGACGGGCCGCCTCGCTCATGGAGCAGTTCACCCTCACGCACAAGGCGGGCGACCTGGCCCGCACCTGCTCGGGAGGCGAGCGGCGACGACTGGAGATCGCCCGCGCCCTGATCGCCAAGCCGCGCCTCATCCTGCTCGATGAGCCGTTCGCCGCGGTCGATCCCCACACCGTCGAGGAACTTCAGGAAGAGGTGGTGAAGCTGCGCGACGACGGCATCGCCATCCTCGTCACCGACCACAACGTGCAGCAGACGCTCAAGATCTGCGACAGGGCCTACATCATCCACGAGGGCACGAACCTGGTGGACGGCACGCCCCGCGAGATCATCAACAACCAGGAGGTGCGCGAAGCGTACCTGGCCAGCACGTTCCGCGGCGACGAGTTTGATTGA
- the nadD gene encoding nicotinate (nicotinamide) nucleotide adenylyltransferase gives MSDASPILVFGGTFDPPHRAHVELPRLVARQLGCRRIIYVPAAINPLKQGGPSPTSAAHRLAMLRLALRDVPEAEISTVEIDRPPPSYTVDTLRELRRQVGPDAKLLLLIGADAAASFHRWRDPAGIESLAEPVVMLRPPWTRESFIEHIRREQGEAAAMKWATRIIETPQLDVSATNLRAGAAHGTIAADEVDPRVLTYIREHGLYCSKP, from the coding sequence ATGAGCGACGCCTCGCCCATCCTGGTCTTCGGCGGCACGTTCGACCCCCCCCACAGGGCGCACGTGGAGCTGCCGCGGCTGGTCGCGCGGCAGTTGGGTTGCCGCCGCATCATCTACGTTCCGGCGGCGATCAATCCGCTCAAGCAGGGTGGTCCGTCGCCCACGTCCGCGGCGCACCGGCTGGCGATGCTGCGGCTGGCGCTGCGCGACGTGCCGGAGGCGGAGATATCGACCGTTGAAATCGACCGTCCCCCGCCCTCGTACACCGTGGACACGCTGCGGGAACTGCGGCGTCAGGTCGGTCCCGACGCGAAACTGCTCCTGCTCATCGGGGCGGACGCGGCGGCGTCGTTCCACCGCTGGCGCGACCCGGCGGGCATCGAGTCGCTCGCCGAGCCGGTGGTGATGCTCCGTCCGCCGTGGACGCGGGAATCGTTCATCGAGCACATTCGGCGCGAGCAGGGCGAGGCGGCGGCGATGAAGTGGGCGACTCGGATCATTGAGACGCCGCAACTGGACGTGAGCGCAACGAATCTGCGCGCCGGCGCGGCGCATGGGACGATTGCGGCGGATGAGGTGGACCCGCGCGTCCTGACGTACATCCGGGAGCATGGGTTGTATTGCAGCAAGCCATGA
- a CDS encoding group II truncated hemoglobin produces MCWRKCHCRWSDGFNPFSPPTNLDEAGSSGWRRRERHRRPWPRRPTCDPSCTLSFTPRRRRHVSRTSFTSSVLIRGPLLNQAVDLTQPQPQSSHPFSATNTPFDSLGGIDRVRNLVDTFYDHMDRDPAFAGIRALHKPDLSEARDKLFMFLCGWMGGPQLYVERFGHPRLRARHAPFPIGESERDQWLACMAKAMNDCRVEGPLRAFLDARFGHVAEFMRNR; encoded by the coding sequence ATGTGCTGGAGGAAATGTCACTGCCGGTGGAGTGATGGGTTCAATCCTTTCAGTCCACCGACGAACTTGGATGAAGCGGGATCATCCGGGTGGCGCAGGCGCGAGCGCCACAGGCGTCCGTGGCCAAGGCGTCCCACCTGTGATCCTTCCTGTACGCTCAGCTTCACTCCGCGCCGTCGTCGCCACGTGTCTCGAACCTCATTCACTTCATCGGTGCTCATCCGTGGACCACTCCTGAATCAAGCCGTGGACCTGACGCAACCCCAGCCCCAGTCGAGTCACCCCTTCAGCGCGACGAACACGCCGTTCGACTCGCTTGGCGGCATCGACCGCGTGCGCAACCTGGTGGACACGTTCTACGACCACATGGACCGCGACCCCGCCTTCGCGGGCATTCGCGCCCTGCACAAGCCCGACCTGAGCGAAGCCCGCGACAAACTCTTCATGTTTCTGTGCGGCTGGATGGGCGGGCCGCAACTCTACGTGGAGCGCTTCGGCCACCCGCGCCTGCGGGCGCGCCACGCGCCGTTCCCCATCGGCGAATCGGAACGCGACCAGTGGCTGGCGTGCATGGCGAAGGCCATGAATGACTGCCGCGTCGAGGGCCCGCTGCGCGCGTTCCTGGATGCCCGCTTCGGCCACGTGGCGGAGTTCATGCGGAATCGGTGA